A region of Massilia sp. KIM DNA encodes the following proteins:
- a CDS encoding glycoside hydrolase family 3 N-terminal domain-containing protein — MGIKRREFLASVGGMAGMAGVAGVPFAATAAAAPGKPEANAVYKQARAPIAARVEDLLGRMTLEEKVGQLLCVWQKKAAIQNEDTSFSGAKAAAAYPHGFGMLGRPSDRRVGKASAAGDAGEVENRGPRETADYVNAVQKWAVEGTRLGIPVLMHEEALHGYTAREATNFPQAIGLASSFDPGLVTEVCAVAAREMRARGAHLALAPVVDVARDPRWGRIEETYGEDPHLAGEMGKAAVLGFSGDTLPLARDKVYATLKHMTGHGQPESGTNIGPANVGERALREIFFPPFEKLIRETKIAAVMPSYNEIDGLPSHANRWLLTEVLRKEWGFDGITVSDYMGVAELVSRHGLAGSPKEAALQAFKAGVDIETPDPLGYPSLVELVRENRVAMQEIDACVRRVLRLKFEAGLFEQPYADAAGAAARTATPESIALARKAAQRSAVLLKNDKGLLPLQPAKVGKMLLIGTHARDTPIGGYSDIPRRVVSVYDGLQEEARAQGFSLSYSEGVRLTEERIWGQDEIRFTKPEVNARLIAEAVKAAASADTIVMVLGDNEQTAREAWADNHLGDRITLDLIGQQNDLARAIFALNKPTVVVLLNGRPLSANLLAERADALLECWYLGQETGHAVADLLFGRANPGGKLPVTIARDPGQLPMFYNRKPSSRRGYIDGPATPLYPFGYGLSYTRFELSEPTLEQARIAPNGSTRVRVQVRNVGKLRGDEVVQMYIRDDVSSVTRPLLELKGFQRVSLAPGETRTVVFTITPADLQFYNADMKRVVERGSFTVFTGPNSVDLKKTTLTVV, encoded by the coding sequence ATGGGTATCAAGCGCAGGGAATTCTTGGCCTCGGTCGGCGGCATGGCCGGCATGGCAGGCGTGGCGGGCGTGCCGTTCGCGGCGACGGCCGCCGCCGCTCCGGGCAAACCGGAGGCCAACGCCGTCTACAAGCAGGCAAGGGCGCCGATCGCTGCGCGGGTCGAGGACCTGCTGGGGCGCATGACCCTCGAGGAGAAGGTCGGGCAATTGCTGTGCGTGTGGCAGAAGAAGGCCGCGATCCAGAACGAGGACACCAGTTTTTCGGGCGCCAAGGCGGCCGCCGCCTATCCGCACGGCTTCGGCATGCTGGGACGCCCGTCGGACCGGCGGGTCGGCAAGGCCAGCGCGGCCGGCGACGCCGGCGAGGTGGAGAACCGCGGCCCGCGCGAAACCGCCGACTACGTCAACGCGGTGCAGAAGTGGGCGGTCGAGGGCACCCGGCTCGGCATCCCGGTGCTGATGCACGAGGAAGCCCTGCACGGCTACACGGCGCGCGAGGCGACCAACTTCCCACAGGCGATCGGCCTTGCGTCCAGCTTCGACCCGGGACTGGTGACCGAGGTGTGCGCGGTGGCGGCGCGCGAGATGCGCGCGCGTGGCGCCCACCTGGCGCTGGCGCCGGTGGTCGACGTGGCGCGCGACCCGCGCTGGGGCCGCATCGAGGAGACCTATGGCGAGGATCCGCACCTGGCCGGCGAGATGGGTAAGGCGGCGGTGCTCGGCTTCTCCGGCGACACGCTGCCGCTGGCCAGGGACAAGGTCTACGCGACCCTCAAGCATATGACCGGCCACGGCCAGCCCGAGAGCGGCACCAACATCGGCCCGGCCAACGTCGGCGAGCGCGCGCTGCGCGAGATCTTCTTCCCGCCCTTCGAGAAGCTGATCCGCGAAACCAAGATCGCCGCCGTCATGCCCTCGTATAACGAGATCGACGGCCTGCCTTCGCACGCCAACCGCTGGCTGCTGACCGAGGTGCTGCGCAAGGAATGGGGCTTCGACGGCATCACCGTGTCCGACTACATGGGGGTGGCGGAGCTGGTGTCGCGCCACGGCCTGGCCGGCAGCCCCAAGGAAGCGGCGCTGCAGGCCTTCAAGGCCGGCGTCGACATCGAGACGCCGGATCCGCTGGGCTACCCGAGCCTGGTCGAGCTGGTGCGCGAGAACCGCGTCGCCATGCAGGAGATCGACGCCTGCGTGCGCCGCGTGCTGAGGCTGAAGTTCGAAGCCGGCCTGTTCGAGCAGCCCTATGCCGACGCCGCCGGGGCCGCCGCCCGCACCGCGACCCCGGAATCGATCGCGCTGGCGCGCAAGGCGGCCCAGCGCAGCGCCGTGCTGCTCAAGAACGACAAGGGTCTGCTGCCGCTGCAGCCGGCCAAGGTGGGCAAGATGCTGCTGATCGGGACCCACGCCAGGGACACGCCGATCGGCGGCTATTCGGACATCCCGCGCCGCGTGGTCTCGGTCTACGATGGCTTGCAGGAGGAGGCGCGGGCCCAGGGCTTTTCGCTGTCCTACTCGGAAGGCGTGCGCCTGACCGAGGAGCGGATCTGGGGCCAGGACGAGATCAGGTTCACCAAGCCGGAAGTCAATGCGCGCCTGATCGCCGAGGCGGTCAAGGCGGCCGCCTCGGCCGACACCATCGTCATGGTCCTGGGCGATAACGAGCAGACCGCGCGCGAGGCCTGGGCCGACAACCACCTCGGCGACCGCATCACGCTCGACCTGATCGGCCAGCAGAACGACCTGGCGCGCGCCATCTTCGCCCTCAACAAGCCGACCGTGGTGGTGCTGCTGAACGGGCGTCCGCTGTCGGCCAATCTGCTGGCCGAGCGCGCCGACGCCCTGCTCGAGTGCTGGTACCTGGGCCAGGAGACCGGGCACGCGGTGGCCGACCTGCTGTTCGGCCGCGCCAACCCGGGCGGCAAGCTGCCGGTGACGATCGCGCGCGACCCGGGCCAGCTGCCGATGTTCTACAACCGCAAGCCGAGCTCGCGCCGCGGCTACATCGACGGCCCTGCGACGCCGCTGTACCCCTTCGGCTACGGGTTGTCCTACACCCGCTTCGAGCTCTCGGAACCGACGCTGGAGCAGGCGCGCATCGCGCCGAACGGCAGCACCAGGGTAAGGGTCCAGGTGCGCAACGTGGGCAAGCTGCGCGGCGACGAGGTGGTGCAGATGTACATCCGCGACGACGTCAGCTCGGTCACCCGTCCGCTGCTGGAGCTGAAAGGCTTCCAGCGCGTCAGCCTGGCGCCGGGCGAGACGCGCACGGTGGTGTTCACGATCACGCCGGCCGACCTGCAGTTCTATAACGCGGACATGAAGCGGGTCGTGGAGCGCGGCAGCTTCACCGTGTTCACGGGCCCGAACAGCGTGGACCTCAAGAAGACCACGCTGACGGTTGTCTGA
- a CDS encoding LacI family DNA-binding transcriptional regulator, giving the protein MKKNKIDAFQGASGRRAAPTMVDVAALAGVSAMTVSRVMNGKGLVSESTRRKVAEAVAALKYAPNQEARNLAGSKPIRIGFVYSNPSAAYLSEFLVGLLATSGLNNVQLVVEKCDADAAGTALASQLVGSGLDGVLLPPPLCDNGTVLAAIKEAGVPAVLVACGLPDALLGAISIDDYEAAHRMTRHLIALGHQRIGFVAGHPNQTASARRYEGYRAAIAEKGADAAEELVVQGLFTYRSGLDAAEQLLSLPERPSAIFCSNDDMAAATVAVAHRLGLDVPGDLTVTGFDDTPLATTIWPELTTVRQPIAGMAREAVLALVRRVRSLRDSEPAKPEHLRMDFELVRRQSDAAPRVRPPTLRRLG; this is encoded by the coding sequence GTGAAGAAAAATAAGATCGACGCCTTCCAGGGAGCATCCGGGCGGCGCGCCGCGCCGACCATGGTCGATGTCGCAGCGCTGGCCGGGGTGTCGGCGATGACGGTCTCGCGCGTCATGAACGGCAAGGGCCTGGTGAGCGAGAGCACGCGCCGCAAGGTGGCCGAGGCCGTGGCCGCGCTGAAGTACGCGCCCAACCAGGAGGCGCGCAATCTCGCCGGTTCCAAGCCGATCCGGATCGGCTTCGTGTACAGCAATCCTAGCGCGGCCTACCTGAGCGAGTTCCTGGTCGGCCTGCTGGCCACCTCGGGCCTGAACAACGTCCAGCTGGTGGTGGAGAAATGCGACGCCGACGCGGCCGGCACGGCCCTGGCCAGCCAGCTGGTCGGGAGCGGCCTGGACGGCGTCCTCCTGCCGCCGCCCCTGTGCGACAACGGCACGGTGCTCGCGGCCATCAAGGAGGCGGGCGTCCCGGCGGTGCTGGTGGCTTGCGGGCTGCCCGATGCCTTGCTGGGCGCGATCAGCATCGACGACTACGAGGCCGCCCACCGCATGACCCGCCACCTGATCGCGCTCGGGCACCAGCGCATCGGCTTCGTGGCCGGCCACCCGAACCAGACCGCCAGCGCGCGCCGCTACGAGGGCTACCGCGCGGCGATCGCGGAGAAGGGCGCCGATGCGGCCGAGGAACTGGTGGTGCAGGGCCTGTTCACCTACCGCTCGGGACTGGACGCGGCCGAACAGCTGCTCTCGCTGCCCGAGCGCCCGAGCGCCATCTTCTGCAGCAACGACGACATGGCCGCCGCCACGGTGGCCGTGGCCCACCGGCTGGGCCTGGACGTGCCCGGCGACCTGACCGTCACCGGCTTCGACGACACGCCCCTGGCCACCACCATCTGGCCGGAACTGACCACGGTGCGCCAGCCGATCGCCGGCATGGCCCGCGAGGCGGTCCTGGCGCTGGTGCGGCGGGTGCGCAGCCTGCGCGACAGCGAACCGGCCAAGCCGGAACACCTGCGCATGGATTTCGAGCTGGTGCGCCGCCAGTCCGACGCCGCGCCGCGGGTGCGTCCGCCGACGCTGCGCCGGCTCGGCTAA
- a CDS encoding alpha-glucuronidase family glycosyl hydrolase, whose amino-acid sequence MRGLLRWLRAALVLAVACIPMGAVAEDGYQLWLRYRPLPDAQRAHVPDSILAVGVTSPTVEAARAELRRGLQGLLGRELALVPQARANTLVLARGADLPAALDDAPAVRAALRQLGNEGYLVRRARLNGVPVTLVAANADIGLLYGSFAWLRQLQLGTPAEGIALASRPTLPLRVLNHWDNLDRSVERGYAGESIWNWWELPGILDPRYLDYARANASLGINGTVLNNVNAKAEVLGAPFIAKAAAVAGLLRPYGIKVYLSVRWSTPLELKETRSADPLDPEVAAWWKRKADEIYRSIPDFGGFLVKANSEGQPGPQDYGRNHADGANMLARALAPHQGIVMWRAFVYASPEEARAASKGKDAPGAIHDRATEAYAQFQPLDGKFDKNVLVQVKNGAIDFQPREPAHPLFGAMPRTPLMMEFQITKEYLGFATHLAYLGPMFQETLGFDTRIGGRSLSVAQVVRGEQAGRVGGIAGVANIGSSRNWSGSTFDQANWYAFGRLAWDQGLDSRAIAREWAAQTFSPDRRLLDPVTDIMMRSREAVVDYMTPLGLHHLMGTGHHHGPAPWVDNLERADWNPVYYHRAGRDGIGFDRGPRGSNAVAQYAPEVARRFASPATTPPSLLLWFHRLPWDHRMASGRTLWEELVARYDHGVAEVAAMQAEWQRLRPLVDAERFEEVAQRLAQQHREAQWWRDACLAYFQQASGLPLPAGVRPPAQPLEHYRSLSFPYAPGHG is encoded by the coding sequence ATGCGAGGACTTCTCAGGTGGCTGCGCGCCGCCCTGGTGCTGGCTGTGGCTTGCATTCCGATGGGCGCCGTGGCGGAAGACGGGTACCAGCTGTGGCTGCGTTACCGCCCCCTGCCGGACGCGCAACGCGCGCATGTTCCCGACTCCATCCTGGCCGTCGGCGTGACCAGCCCCACCGTGGAGGCGGCGCGCGCCGAGTTGCGCCGTGGCCTCCAGGGCCTGCTCGGCCGGGAGCTTGCCCTCGTCCCGCAGGCCCGCGCGAACACCCTGGTGCTGGCGCGCGGCGCCGACCTGCCGGCCGCGCTGGACGACGCCCCCGCCGTGCGCGCAGCCCTGCGCCAGCTCGGGAACGAAGGCTACCTGGTGCGGCGCGCGCGCCTGAACGGCGTGCCGGTCACCCTGGTCGCCGCCAATGCCGACATCGGCCTCCTGTACGGCAGTTTCGCCTGGCTGCGCCAGCTCCAGCTCGGAACGCCGGCCGAGGGCATCGCCCTCGCCTCCCGCCCCACCCTGCCGCTGCGGGTGCTGAACCACTGGGACAACCTCGACCGCAGCGTGGAACGCGGCTACGCTGGCGAGTCGATCTGGAACTGGTGGGAACTGCCGGGCATCCTCGATCCGCGCTACCTCGACTATGCGCGCGCCAATGCCTCGCTCGGCATCAACGGGACGGTGCTGAACAACGTCAACGCCAAGGCCGAAGTGCTGGGCGCGCCCTTCATCGCCAAGGCCGCCGCCGTCGCCGGCCTCCTGCGCCCCTATGGAATCAAGGTCTACCTGTCGGTGCGCTGGTCGACCCCGCTCGAACTGAAGGAAACCCGGAGCGCCGATCCGCTCGACCCCGAGGTCGCCGCCTGGTGGAAACGCAAGGCCGACGAGATCTACCGCAGCATTCCCGACTTCGGCGGCTTCCTGGTCAAGGCCAACTCGGAAGGCCAGCCCGGGCCCCAGGACTACGGCCGCAACCACGCCGACGGCGCCAACATGCTGGCGCGCGCGCTGGCCCCGCACCAGGGCATCGTGATGTGGCGCGCATTCGTCTACGCCTCGCCGGAAGAAGCCAGGGCGGCCAGCAAGGGCAAGGACGCCCCCGGCGCGATCCACGACCGCGCCACCGAGGCTTACGCCCAGTTCCAGCCGCTGGACGGCAAGTTCGACAAGAACGTGCTGGTGCAGGTGAAGAACGGCGCGATCGACTTCCAGCCGCGCGAACCGGCCCATCCGCTGTTCGGGGCGATGCCGCGCACGCCGCTGATGATGGAATTCCAGATCACCAAGGAGTACCTCGGCTTCGCCACCCACCTCGCCTACCTGGGACCGATGTTCCAGGAGACCCTGGGCTTCGACACCCGCATCGGAGGGCGCAGCCTGAGCGTGGCCCAGGTGGTGCGCGGCGAACAGGCCGGACGCGTGGGCGGCATCGCCGGCGTGGCCAACATCGGCAGCAGCCGCAACTGGAGCGGTTCCACCTTCGACCAGGCCAACTGGTACGCCTTCGGGCGCCTGGCCTGGGACCAGGGCCTGGACAGCCGCGCCATCGCGCGCGAATGGGCGGCCCAGACCTTCTCGCCGGACCGTCGCCTGCTCGATCCGGTGACCGACATCATGATGCGCTCGCGCGAAGCGGTGGTGGACTACATGACGCCGCTCGGCCTGCACCACCTGATGGGCACCGGCCATCACCACGGCCCCGCGCCCTGGGTCGACAACCTGGAGCGCGCCGACTGGAATCCGGTCTACTACCACCGCGCCGGCCGCGACGGCATCGGCTTCGACCGCGGTCCGCGCGGCAGCAATGCGGTGGCCCAGTACGCGCCCGAAGTGGCGCGCCGCTTCGCCTCGCCGGCCACCACCCCGCCTTCGCTGCTGCTCTGGTTCCACCGCCTGCCCTGGGACCATCGCATGGCCTCCGGGCGCACCCTGTGGGAGGAGCTGGTGGCCCGCTACGACCATGGCGTGGCCGAGGTGGCGGCCATGCAGGCCGAGTGGCAGCGCCTGCGGCCGCTGGTCGATGCCGAGCGCTTCGAGGAAGTGGCGCAGCGCCTGGCCCAGCAGCACCGCGAGGCGCAGTGGTGGCGCGACGCCTGCCTCGCCTACTTCCAGCAGGCCTCCGGCCTGCCCCTGCCCGCCGGCGTGCGCCCGCCCGCGCAGCCGCTCGAGCACTACCGCTCGCTCAGCTTCCCCTACGCCCCGGGACACGGTTGA
- a CDS encoding TonB-dependent receptor, with protein MQYQDVNVRPCIRAGGRIIQLTLLASLVPAAWAQQASELTPVQTVTVTGYRGSLESSARDKKEATGFQDSIFAEDLGKFPDTNIAESLNRIPGVQVSREISGEGVNVQIRGLGTSFTKILLNGAPVAVASTGSTDSQNTNREVDLDLLPTDLFTKLTVSKSPSASLLEGGAAGVVDMRSARPFDRKGSYTAVNLGGTRNAVAKKWGNRGSVLASKTWDNTWGILGGVAWSKSKVLTTGYETIGFTNPNLSAAQNPSPTRNNTGGGNFSIPATVPSNAGNGLSPGAPIDQAFLLAQNPGLSIQQIDNALIPRLGRGMAQYGDKDKVTAILSGEFRPNADLHFYVDTMYSEKDNDLQRIDTAWIGRNGAVIPLNMKVDRSDCAAGCVVESGTFANAQFFAEYRPYLEDVRLKGINPGMEWHIGDKLKLNAQLNYTKSEFTRESPTVLPVTAPNSGTTVTFTNGAVPTIASSRDVSNPASFLLDTSAGGRVNLQQEKRETSTKGLRTDLSWGDRDFKLTGGYAYDDILRRITARDNSTAWQNLICGGVANCQGAGTVGARVGEYLTRGPNGLIAVDWARFAADTNYAQLLAEAPITGASNTGASTGFIQEKTHGAFLQVDGTTQLAGRQLRYNAGVRYVRTEQSVGAYNSVADPRNANLPAGTPPFPNVNQWVYVDKTYNNTLPSASAALDLAKDLVLRASASRTMTRANPDALRPGINFSNPSADIGSLGAPNLEPYLSDNLDLGLEWYTGREGYIAATVFQKKLNGFTVNQSTTQPFSSLAQYGVTYASLTPTQQQALDTRGGPDQATVVMTAQRNAGGKLKITGLELGWVQPLDRLLPWRGFGFSETLTLIDQKASGEGTQGFVALGVPKRSNNFQFYYENRGFMARLSHTYSEGSQVSGLNQNGIASAALFSDDFKQLDFSSSLDLASLLDRDGLPTLTFDVVNLTDTVRRTYFQFPNATFNSYKPGRTLAIGLRGRF; from the coding sequence ATGCAATATCAGGACGTCAACGTACGGCCGTGCATCCGGGCCGGCGGTCGCATCATTCAACTCACCCTGCTCGCCTCGCTGGTTCCGGCGGCGTGGGCCCAGCAGGCAAGCGAGCTCACGCCGGTCCAGACCGTGACGGTGACTGGCTACCGCGGCAGCCTTGAATCCTCGGCGCGCGACAAGAAGGAAGCGACCGGCTTCCAGGATTCGATCTTCGCCGAGGACCTCGGCAAATTCCCCGATACGAACATCGCCGAGTCGCTCAACCGCATTCCCGGCGTGCAGGTGTCGCGCGAGATCAGCGGCGAGGGCGTGAACGTCCAGATCCGCGGCCTTGGCACCAGCTTCACTAAGATCCTGCTTAACGGCGCCCCGGTCGCGGTGGCTTCGACCGGCAGCACCGACAGCCAGAACACCAACCGCGAGGTCGACCTCGACCTGCTGCCCACCGACCTGTTCACCAAGCTCACGGTCAGCAAGAGCCCGAGCGCCTCCCTGCTCGAAGGCGGCGCGGCCGGCGTGGTGGACATGCGCAGCGCGCGCCCCTTCGACCGCAAGGGCAGCTATACCGCCGTCAACCTGGGCGGCACCCGCAATGCCGTGGCCAAGAAGTGGGGCAACCGCGGCTCGGTCCTGGCCTCGAAGACCTGGGACAACACCTGGGGCATCCTGGGCGGCGTCGCCTGGAGCAAGTCCAAGGTCCTGACCACCGGCTACGAGACCATCGGCTTCACCAACCCCAACCTGAGCGCGGCCCAGAACCCCAGCCCGACCCGCAACAACACCGGCGGCGGCAATTTCAGCATCCCGGCCACGGTGCCCAGCAACGCCGGCAACGGCTTGAGCCCGGGCGCGCCCATCGACCAGGCCTTCCTGCTCGCGCAGAACCCCGGCCTGTCCATCCAGCAGATCGACAACGCCCTGATTCCGCGCCTCGGGCGCGGGATGGCGCAGTACGGCGACAAGGACAAGGTCACTGCGATCCTGTCGGGCGAGTTCCGCCCGAACGCGGACCTGCACTTCTACGTCGACACGATGTACAGCGAGAAGGACAACGACCTGCAGCGCATCGACACCGCCTGGATCGGCCGCAACGGCGCCGTCATTCCGCTCAACATGAAGGTCGACCGCAGCGACTGCGCGGCCGGCTGCGTGGTGGAGAGCGGCACCTTCGCCAACGCCCAGTTCTTCGCCGAGTACCGGCCCTATCTCGAGGACGTGCGCCTGAAGGGCATCAACCCGGGCATGGAATGGCACATCGGCGACAAGCTCAAGCTCAACGCCCAGCTGAACTACACCAAGTCCGAGTTCACCCGCGAATCGCCGACCGTGCTGCCGGTGACCGCGCCGAATTCGGGCACCACCGTCACCTTCACCAATGGCGCGGTGCCGACCATCGCCAGCTCGCGCGACGTCAGCAACCCGGCCAGCTTCCTGCTCGACACCTCGGCGGGCGGGCGCGTCAACCTGCAGCAGGAAAAGCGCGAGACCAGCACCAAGGGCCTGCGCACCGACCTGAGCTGGGGCGATCGCGACTTCAAGCTCACGGGCGGCTATGCCTACGACGACATACTGCGCCGCATCACCGCGCGCGACAACTCGACCGCCTGGCAGAACCTGATCTGCGGCGGCGTCGCCAACTGCCAGGGCGCGGGCACGGTCGGCGCCCGGGTCGGCGAATACCTGACCCGCGGCCCCAACGGCCTGATCGCAGTGGACTGGGCGCGTTTCGCGGCCGACACCAACTACGCCCAGCTGCTGGCCGAGGCGCCGATCACCGGTGCCTCCAACACCGGCGCCTCCACCGGCTTCATCCAGGAAAAGACCCACGGCGCCTTCCTGCAGGTCGACGGCACGACCCAGCTCGCCGGACGCCAGTTGCGCTACAACGCAGGCGTGCGCTACGTGCGGACCGAGCAGAGCGTCGGCGCCTACAACTCGGTGGCCGACCCGCGCAACGCCAACCTGCCGGCCGGCACGCCGCCCTTCCCGAACGTGAACCAGTGGGTCTACGTCGACAAGACCTACAACAATACGCTGCCTTCGGCCAGCGCCGCCCTTGACCTGGCCAAGGACCTGGTGCTGCGCGCCTCGGCTTCGCGTACCATGACCCGGGCCAATCCGGACGCCCTGCGTCCCGGCATCAACTTCTCCAACCCCTCGGCCGATATCGGCAGCCTGGGCGCCCCCAACCTGGAGCCCTACCTGTCGGATAACCTGGACCTGGGCCTGGAGTGGTACACCGGACGCGAAGGCTATATCGCGGCGACGGTGTTCCAGAAAAAGCTGAACGGCTTCACCGTGAACCAGAGCACCACGCAGCCTTTCTCCAGCCTGGCCCAGTACGGCGTGACCTATGCCAGCCTGACACCGACCCAGCAGCAGGCGCTCGATACCCGCGGCGGCCCGGACCAGGCCACCGTGGTGATGACCGCCCAGCGCAACGCCGGCGGCAAGCTGAAGATCACCGGCCTGGAGCTGGGCTGGGTGCAGCCGCTCGACCGCCTGCTGCCGTGGCGCGGCTTCGGCTTCTCCGAGACCCTGACCCTGATCGACCAGAAAGCCAGCGGCGAGGGCACCCAGGGCTTCGTCGCGCTCGGCGTGCCGAAGCGCAGCAACAACTTCCAGTTCTATTACGAGAACCGCGGCTTCATGGCGCGCCTTTCGCACACCTACTCGGAGGGCAGCCAGGTGTCGGGCCTGAACCAGAACGGCATCGCCTCGGCGGCGCTGTTCAGCGACGACTTCAAGCAGCTTGATTTCTCGTCCAGCCTCGACCTGGCCAGCCTGCTCGACCGCGACGGCCTGCCGACCCTGACCTTCGACGTGGTCAACCTGACCGACACCGTGCGCCGCACCTATTTCCAGTTCCCGAACGCGACCTTCAACAGCTACAAGCCGGGACGGACGCTCGCGATCGGCCTGCGCGGGAGGTTCTGA
- the hmpA gene encoding NO-inducible flavohemoprotein, translating into MLTQETKDIVKATAPVLAAHGVDIIRHFYRSLLSAHPELKNVFNMRHQERGEQQEALARAVYAYAANIEDPSSLAAVLEGIANKHASLDVRPEQYPIVGEHLLASIKAVLGVAATDAIIGAWAQAYGELADILIARERTLRAQRGEVSGGWVGWRDFIVTAKQAESEVITSFVLDPADGGALADFEPGQYISLRIAVPRLGLQQIRQYSLSDAPNGRSYRISVKREEGAVPEEKGYVSTLLHDEVGVGDRLQLAPPYGNFFIDVNASTPVVLISGGVGLTPMISMLNRVLQSPGREIVFVHGARNSGVHAMKDHLRATAARHPNFKVIIFYDQPLPRDQAGRDFDYAGMVDLDTVADAILRPDADYYICGPIPFMRKQHDALTARGIPETRVHYEVFGPDLFAQ; encoded by the coding sequence ATGCTGACGCAAGAGACCAAGGACATCGTCAAGGCCACGGCGCCGGTCCTCGCCGCACACGGTGTCGACATCATCCGGCACTTCTACCGCAGCCTGCTGTCCGCCCATCCCGAACTGAAGAACGTGTTCAACATGCGCCACCAGGAGCGCGGCGAGCAGCAGGAAGCCCTGGCGCGCGCGGTGTACGCCTATGCGGCCAACATCGAGGATCCGTCCAGCCTGGCGGCGGTGCTGGAGGGGATCGCCAACAAGCACGCCAGCCTGGACGTGCGGCCGGAGCAGTACCCGATCGTCGGCGAGCATTTGCTGGCCTCGATCAAGGCCGTGCTGGGCGTGGCGGCGACCGATGCGATCATCGGCGCCTGGGCCCAGGCCTACGGCGAACTGGCCGACATCCTCATCGCGCGCGAGCGCACCCTGCGCGCGCAGCGGGGCGAGGTCTCGGGCGGCTGGGTCGGCTGGCGCGACTTCATCGTCACCGCCAAACAGGCCGAGAGCGAAGTCATCACCTCCTTCGTGCTGGACCCGGCCGACGGCGGCGCGCTGGCCGATTTCGAGCCCGGACAATACATCAGCCTCAGGATCGCGGTGCCGCGCCTCGGCCTGCAGCAGATCCGCCAGTACAGCCTGTCGGACGCCCCGAACGGGCGCAGCTATCGAATCTCGGTCAAGCGCGAGGAGGGCGCCGTGCCGGAGGAGAAGGGCTATGTCTCGACCCTGCTGCACGACGAGGTCGGGGTGGGCGACCGCCTCCAGCTCGCGCCGCCCTACGGCAACTTCTTCATCGACGTCAACGCCAGCACGCCGGTGGTCCTGATCAGCGGCGGGGTCGGCCTCACGCCCATGATCAGCATGCTCAACCGGGTGCTGCAGTCGCCGGGACGCGAGATCGTGTTCGTCCATGGGGCGCGCAACAGCGGGGTGCACGCGATGAAGGACCACCTGCGCGCGACCGCGGCGCGCCATCCGAACTTCAAGGTCATCATCTTCTACGACCAGCCGCTGCCGCGCGACCAGGCGGGCAGGGATTTCGACTACGCCGGCATGGTCGACCTCGACACCGTGGCCGACGCCATCCTGCGGCCCGACGCCGACTATTACATCTGCGGTCCGATTCCTTTCATGCGCAAGCAGCACGACGCCTTGACTGCGCGCGGCATCCCGGAGACCCGGGTGCATTACGAGGTGTTCGGCCCGGACCTGTTCGCGCAGTGA
- a CDS encoding DUF1080 domain-containing protein, which yields MIAKTCVAACAASLALGALAQQQPVQDPAATEVWSPEPKRVVPGGPASAPSDAIVLFDGKDLREWVSADAPDKPAGWTVADGAFSVRGGSGDIQTRRLFTDYQLHLEWRAPTTLAGAGQARGNSGLFLASTGKGSGYELQILDCADNKTYANGQAASIYKQHIPLVNACAAPGQWQSYDVIWTAPRFAADGALLSPAYVTALHNGVLVQHHVALPGETLYVGKPSYRKHGPAPIKLQDHGDAVSFRNVWVRPL from the coding sequence ATGATTGCAAAAACCTGTGTGGCGGCATGCGCCGCAAGCCTGGCTTTGGGCGCCCTCGCCCAGCAGCAGCCCGTCCAGGACCCGGCGGCGACCGAGGTGTGGTCGCCGGAACCGAAGCGGGTGGTCCCCGGCGGACCGGCGTCCGCCCCCTCGGACGCGATCGTGCTCTTCGACGGCAAGGACTTGCGCGAATGGGTCTCGGCGGACGCGCCCGACAAGCCCGCCGGCTGGACCGTCGCCGATGGCGCGTTCAGCGTGCGCGGCGGCAGTGGCGACATCCAGACCCGGCGCCTGTTCACCGACTACCAGCTCCACCTCGAATGGCGGGCGCCCACCACGCTCGCCGGCGCCGGCCAGGCCAGGGGCAACAGCGGCCTGTTCCTCGCCTCGACCGGCAAGGGCAGCGGCTACGAGCTCCAGATCCTCGACTGCGCCGACAACAAGACCTATGCCAACGGACAGGCCGCCAGCATCTACAAGCAGCACATCCCGCTGGTCAACGCCTGCGCCGCCCCCGGCCAGTGGCAGAGCTACGACGTGATCTGGACTGCGCCGCGCTTCGCCGCCGACGGCGCCCTGCTCTCGCCCGCCTACGTCACGGCGCTGCACAACGGGGTGCTGGTCCAGCACCACGTCGCCCTGCCGGGCGAGACCCTGTATGTGGGCAAGCCGTCCTACCGCAAGCACGGCCCGGCGCCGATCAAGCTGCAGGACCACGGCGACGCCGTCAGTTTCCGCAACGTCTGGGTGCGCCCGCTCTGA